The following are encoded together in the Streptomyces sp. NBC_00341 genome:
- a CDS encoding IS1182 family transposase gives MSLRPGVPGEVPAETVRVARAAFPKGCLAVRVRDVLGPVFTDVEFAGLFSGRGRPAASPGRLAMVLVLQFAEGMSDRQAAHAVRSRIDWKYALGLELTDPGFDFSVLSEFRGRLIAGGVEAGVLDAVLESVSAAGLLKAGGRQRSDATHVLAAVREVNRLESVVEAMRAALNALAVAAPQWLAERTPPEWFDRYSARPEDTKFPSRWAARLSHAEQVGQDGMTLLQAVWSVDAPAWLRELPAVEFLRRMWVQEYQVSGGEVSWRKPKDCPPGQLRIRSAYDPDARNGAKRDRAWCGYKVHLTETCEPDAPHLITEVITTTAATADVQVTDQIHDALARRDLLPDVHLVDAGYVDAAHLVAARRDHGIELVGPVGANTGWQAAANNGYSIDAFAVDWDNKQVTCPNGRTSRQWQHDGRRSSGPVIRARFSPADCRPCPSRDQCTRGVAYMGREITLRHRDEHEALRTARLDQQTDPWKQRYKHRAGIEGTISQGVRAFGLRRSRYRGHPKTHLQHLLTAAGMNLTRLDAWLTGTPLAPTRTSHFAALRPTG, from the coding sequence ATGTCGTTGCGTCCTGGTGTGCCTGGCGAGGTGCCGGCGGAGACGGTCAGGGTGGCCCGCGCGGCCTTCCCGAAGGGGTGCTTGGCAGTCCGGGTGAGAGATGTGCTCGGGCCGGTCTTCACCGATGTGGAGTTCGCGGGTCTTTTCTCGGGTCGGGGGCGGCCTGCGGCGTCGCCGGGCCGGTTGGCGATGGTGCTGGTGTTGCAGTTCGCCGAAGGGATGTCGGACCGGCAGGCCGCTCACGCGGTGCGCTCCAGGATCGACTGGAAATACGCGCTCGGGCTGGAGCTGACCGATCCGGGCTTCGATTTCTCCGTGCTGAGCGAGTTCCGTGGACGGCTCATCGCCGGTGGCGTCGAGGCCGGGGTGCTGGATGCGGTCCTGGAGAGCGTTTCGGCGGCCGGGCTGCTCAAGGCCGGTGGACGTCAGCGCAGTGATGCCACGCATGTGCTGGCGGCGGTGCGGGAGGTGAACCGGCTGGAGTCCGTCGTCGAGGCGATGCGAGCGGCACTGAACGCACTGGCGGTCGCGGCTCCGCAGTGGCTGGCCGAGCGGACGCCGCCGGAGTGGTTCGACCGGTACTCCGCCCGGCCGGAGGACACGAAGTTCCCCAGCCGCTGGGCTGCCCGGCTCAGCCACGCCGAACAGGTCGGCCAGGACGGCATGACGCTCCTGCAAGCTGTGTGGTCCGTTGACGCGCCTGCCTGGCTGCGGGAGCTGCCGGCCGTGGAGTTCCTACGGCGGATGTGGGTGCAGGAATACCAGGTCAGCGGCGGTGAGGTGAGCTGGCGCAAGCCGAAGGACTGCCCGCCTGGGCAGTTACGGATCCGCTCGGCCTATGATCCGGACGCCCGCAACGGGGCCAAACGCGACCGGGCCTGGTGCGGCTACAAGGTTCATCTGACCGAAACCTGCGAACCCGATGCCCCACACCTGATCACCGAGGTCATCACCACCACCGCTGCCACTGCCGACGTCCAGGTCACCGACCAGATCCACGACGCTCTCGCCCGCCGGGACCTGTTGCCTGATGTCCATCTGGTCGACGCCGGCTACGTCGATGCCGCACACCTGGTCGCCGCCCGCCGTGACCATGGCATCGAACTGGTGGGACCGGTCGGGGCCAACACCGGCTGGCAGGCCGCCGCGAACAACGGCTACAGCATCGACGCCTTCGCCGTCGACTGGGACAACAAGCAGGTGACCTGCCCGAACGGCAGGACCAGCAGACAGTGGCAGCACGACGGGCGACGCTCGTCAGGCCCCGTGATCCGCGCCCGATTCTCACCCGCGGACTGCCGCCCCTGCCCCTCACGCGACCAGTGCACCCGCGGCGTCGCCTACATGGGACGCGAGATCACCCTGCGGCACCGCGACGAACACGAAGCCCTCCGCACAGCCCGGCTCGACCAGCAAACCGACCCATGGAAACAACGCTACAAGCACCGAGCCGGCATCGAAGGCACCATCTCCCAGGGCGTCCGCGCCTTCGGGCTGCGCAGGTCCCGCTACCGAGGCCATCCCAAAACCCACCTGCAACACCTGCTGACCGCAGCCGGAATGAACCTCACCCGCCTCGACGCCTGGCTCACAGGCACCCCACTCGCCCCAACACGCACCTCACACTTCGCAGCACTCCGTCCCACCGGATAA
- the moeZ gene encoding adenylyltransferase/sulfurtransferase MoeZ: MSLPPLVEPAAELTVDEVRRYSRHLIIPDVGMDGQKRLKNAKVLCVGAGGLGSPALMYLAAAGVGTLGIVEFDEVDESNLQRQIIHSQADIGKSKALSAKETVQGINPLVNVILHEERLEAENVMDIFAQYDLIVDGTDNFATRYLVNDAAVLLNKPYVWGSIYRFDGQASVFWSEHGPCYRCLYPEPPPPGMVPSCAEGGVLGVLCASIGSIQVNEAIKLLAGIGDPLVGRLMIYDALEMQYRQVKVRKDPDCAVCGENPTVTELIDYEAFCGVVSEEAQEAALGSTITPKQLKEWMDADEKIELIDVREPNEFEIVAIPGAKLIPKNEFLMGNALQDLPQDKRIVLNCKTGVRSAEVLAVLKSAGFADAVHVGGGVIGWVNQIEPEKPVY, encoded by the coding sequence GTGTCGCTGCCACCCCTGGTCGAGCCAGCTGCTGAGCTCACCGTCGACGAGGTCCGCAGGTACTCCCGCCACCTGATCATCCCCGATGTCGGGATGGACGGGCAGAAGCGGCTGAAGAACGCGAAGGTGCTCTGTGTGGGCGCCGGCGGTCTCGGCTCGCCGGCCCTGATGTACCTGGCCGCCGCCGGTGTCGGAACGCTCGGCATCGTGGAGTTCGACGAGGTCGACGAGTCGAACCTGCAGCGCCAGATCATCCACAGCCAGGCCGATATCGGCAAGTCCAAGGCCTTGTCGGCCAAGGAGACCGTGCAGGGGATCAACCCCCTGGTCAACGTGATCCTTCACGAGGAACGGCTCGAAGCCGAGAACGTGATGGACATCTTCGCCCAGTACGACCTGATCGTGGACGGCACGGACAACTTCGCCACCCGCTATCTCGTCAACGACGCGGCCGTGCTGCTGAACAAGCCGTACGTCTGGGGTTCCATCTACCGGTTCGACGGCCAGGCGTCCGTCTTCTGGTCAGAGCACGGCCCCTGCTACCGCTGCCTCTACCCGGAGCCGCCGCCCCCCGGCATGGTTCCCTCCTGCGCAGAGGGCGGCGTGCTGGGCGTGCTCTGCGCGTCCATCGGCTCCATCCAGGTCAACGAGGCCATCAAGCTGCTCGCCGGAATCGGTGACCCGCTCGTCGGCCGGCTGATGATCTACGACGCGCTGGAGATGCAGTACCGCCAGGTCAAGGTCCGCAAGGACCCCGACTGCGCGGTCTGCGGCGAGAACCCGACCGTCACCGAACTCATCGATTACGAGGCCTTCTGCGGCGTCGTGTCCGAGGAGGCCCAGGAGGCGGCGCTCGGCTCCACGATCACTCCCAAGCAGCTCAAGGAGTGGATGGACGCGGACGAGAAGATCGAGCTGATCGACGTCCGGGAGCCGAACGAGTTCGAGATCGTCGCGATCCCCGGCGCGAAGCTCATCCCGAAGAACGAGTTCCTGATGGGCAACGCCCTCCAGGACCTCCCGCAGGACAAGCGCATCGTGCTGAACTGCAAGACCGGTGTCCGCAGCGCGGAGGTCCTCGCGGTCCTCAAGTCGGCGGGCTTCGCGGACGCGGTGCACGTCGGCGGCGGCGTGATCGGCTGGGTCAACCAGATCGAGCCCGAGAAGCCGGTGTACTAG